The following proteins are co-located in the Nilaparvata lugens isolate BPH chromosome 14, ASM1435652v1, whole genome shotgun sequence genome:
- the LOC120354180 gene encoding tigger transposable element-derived protein 1-like, translating to MSDKKKKKCVPQKKGEIQYRQYENSDFVEAARKVTIEKFTVYKASKVTGVPYNTFKRFINDNNDLLHVNVPKLGRPFALPVDLEQKILKYILDMQELGFGLTVLQVRKLAYQLAEIVNRQHMFNEEKKSASKWWWCKFKERYNLCLRVPENLSAYRASMSNPVIIADYFSKLENLLLKLDLFNKPSQIWNVDETGLTYVVKPNKIVCQIGKKYVYKRTYGERGQTQTVIGCASADGSFLPPFVIFKGVRWDEALKNGSLPHSITRLSPKGWITSALFLEWFKFSIESIGPQRPVLLLMDSHSSHIGPEIISLAKENSVFLMTFPPHTSHLLQPLDVGVYKSLKSHWSKELNSFMVSSPAEKPSRYQFHKLFTPAFIASFTQENIRNAFKKSGSCPFNSNAVAPEALGPSKLTEKLPPAPESRAQSLFEIDKRISKQLETPSVQKPNQNPSLRGGKQKRCAAECLTPIEDVAGPSHISSSPVNDPAVGLPGPSKTTGKKKKGAKCSSPVEDSAVAGPSNIDVPDDDWVCGMCCKKFSEDVKKKTGLKWIQCSFCFIPYHEKCQKQPTKEDIYMCDACGDHQSEDDEDYDGSL from the coding sequence atgagtgataaaaaaaagaaaaagtgtGTGCCACAAAAAAAAGGTGAGATTCAATACCGACAGTATGAAAATTCTGATTTTGTGGAAGCTGCTAGGAAAGTGACAATAGAAAAATTCACTGTGTATAAAGCTTCAAAAGTGACAGGGGTCCCTTATAATACATTTAAAAGATTCATAAATGACAACAATGACCTACTCCATGTTAATGTCCCTAAATTAGGCCGCCCTTTTGCTCTGCCTGTCGATCTAGAgcaaaaaattctaaaatatatcCTGGATATGCAAGAACTTGGATTTGGCCTGACTGTGTTGCAAGTTAGAAAGCTTGCCTATCAGCTAGCTGAGATTGTTAATAGGCAGCATATGttcaatgaagaaaaaaaatctgcAAGCAAGTGGTGGTGGTGCAAATTTAAGGAGCGCTACAATCTATGTTTGCGTGTACCAGAGAATCTGTCTGCATACCGGGCTTCCATGTCAAATCCCGTTATCATTGCTGACTACTTTTCcaaattggaaaatttattattgaagcttGACTTATTCAACAAGCCCAGTCAAATATGGAATGTGGATGAGACAGGGCTTACCTATGTTGTTAAGCCAAACAAAATTGTTTGTCAGATAGGCAAAAAATATGTCTATAAGAGAACATATGGAGAAAGAGGACAGACCCAAACTGTCATAGGTTGTGCTTCAGCAGATGGGTCATTTCTTCCACCCTTTGTCATTTTTAAAGGTGTAAGATGGGATGAGGCATTGAAGAATGGCAGCCTCCCTCATTCCATCACAAGATTATCCCCAAAAGGATGGATTACAAGTGCATTATTCCTGGAATGGTTTAAATTTTCCATAGAGAGTATTGGTCCACAACGTCCTGTACTTTTGTTGATGGACTCTCATAGTTCTCACATAGGACCAGAAATTATTTCACTGGCAAAAGAAAATTCTGTCTTTCTTATGACATTTCCTCCACACACTAGTCATCTTCTGCAACCATTGGATGTTGGTGTATACAAATCACTCAAGTCTCACTGGTCAAAAGAATTAAACAGTTTCATGGTCTCTTCCCCAGCTGAAAAACCTTCTCGGTACCAGTTCCACAAACTTTTTACACCTGCATTTATTGCTAGTTTTACTCAGGAGAACATAAGAAATgcatttaaaaaatctggatcaTGCCCATTCAATTCAAATGCTGTAGCTCCTGAAGCCCTAGGTCCCAGTAAGCTTACTGAAAAGCTTCCACCTGCACCAGAATCCAGAGCTCAGTCATTGTTTGAGATAGACAAGCGCATCTCCAAACAATTGGAGACACCCTCTGTACAAAAACCGAATCAGAATCCATCACTTAGGGGAGGAAAGCAGAAAAGATGTGCTGCTGAATGTCTGACACCCATAGAAGACGTAGCTGGGCCTTCACACATCAGCAGTAGTCCAGTGAATGATCCAGCTGTAGGCCTGCCTGGACCTTCCAAAACcacaggaaaaaagaaaaaaggtgCTAAATGTTCAAGTCCAGTGGAAGACTCAGCTGTAGCTGGACCTTCAAACATAGATGTTCCTGATGATGACTGGGTATGTGGGATGTGCTGCAAAAAGTTTTCAGAAGATGTGAAGAAAAAAACAGGattaaaatggattcagtgCTCCTTCTGTTTCATCCCCTATCATGAAAAATGCCAGAAGCAGCCTACCAAAGAAGACATTTACATGTGTGATGCCTGTGGGGATCATCAATCTGAGGATGATGAAGATTATGACGGGAGCTTATAG